One segment of Pogoniulus pusillus isolate bPogPus1 chromosome 26, bPogPus1.pri, whole genome shotgun sequence DNA contains the following:
- the GK5 gene encoding putative glycerol kinase 5 isoform X2, giving the protein MAETRLGLAFTPLKVESLYPRPGWVELDPEVLWSQFVGVIKEAVQAAGLHMRQIAGLGISTQRATFITWHKKTGKPFHNFISWQDVRSAELVNSWNKSLLLKVVHLIFTVLHFLTGSDRYLAPSFFTFSTQQTSMKLSWVFKNIYEAEEAARRNDCCFGTVDTWLLYRLTKGSVYATDYSNASATGVFEPFTKCWNPTLCNLLSIPMSIYPPVKDTSCNFGSADCEIFGVPIPIMAVVADQQSAMFGECCFQPGDVKLTMGTGGFWNVNTGQHLFASRRGLYPLIGWKIGEEVVYLTEGCMSDVGTVIRWAQDINLVTSVDETEKMAWSIVDSQGVCFVPDCQVSVKDPPLCASFMGLKPSTTRNHLVRAILESVAFRNKQLYDIIVKKVRIPLHTIRADGGVSNNSFVMQMTSDLINKRIEKPANVDMSSLGAAFLAGLASGFWTDKEQLKKLRQVETVFEPQKDLEEYKPAMDTWLQAVKHSLHW; this is encoded by the exons ATGGCTGAGACCCGCCTAGGACTTGCCTTTACGCCTCTGAAA GTGGAATCACTTTATCCTCGTCCTGGCTGGGTTGAATTAGATCCTGAAGTGTTGTGGAGTCAGTTTGTTGGTGTAATAAAAGAGGCTGTACAAG CTGCGGGACTTCACATGAGACAAATTGCTGGTCTTGGCATCTCAACGCAGAGGGCAACTTTCATTACATGGCACAA GAAGACAGGGAAACCTTTTCATAATTTCATAAGTTGGCAAGATGTAAGAAGTGCTGAACTTGTGAATTCCTGGAATAAGTCCCTTCTGTTGAAG GTAGTACATCTTATTTTTACAGTGCTTCATTTCTTGACGGGGAGTGATCGCTATTTGGCACCAAGTTTTTTTACCTTTTCAACACAGCAAACTTCTATGAAGTTGTCATGGgtttttaaaaacatttatgAG GCTGAAGAAGCTGCCAGAAGAAATGATTGCTGCTTTGGAACAGTTGATACGTGGTTACTGTATAGGCTGACTAAAG GTTCTGTGTATGCTACGGATTACTCCAATGCCAGTGCTACAGGTGTTTTTGAACCCTTTACG AAATGCTGGAACCCCACTCTGTGTAATTTACTTTCTATTCCCATGTCTATTTATCCACCAGTGAAAGACACAAG CTGCAACTTTGGATCAGCTGATTGTGAAATATTTGGGGTACCTATTCCGATAATGGCAGTG GTGGCTGATCAGCAGTCAGCTATGTTTGGAGAATGCTGCTTTCAGCCAGGAGATGTTAAACTGACCATGGGAACAGGTGGATTCTGGAACGTGAATACTGGCCAGCATCTCTTTGCATCACGGAGAG GTCTGTATCCACTGATTGGTTGGAAGAttggggaagaagttgtttactTGACCGAAGGCTGTATGTCAGACGTGGGCACTGTCATCAGATGGGCTCAGGATATAA ATCTTGTCACCAGTGTAGATGAAACAGAAAAAATGGCATGGAGTATTGTTGATTCTCaaggtgtttgttttgttccagATTGTCAG GTTTCTGTCAAAGACCCTCCCCTGTGTGCCTCTTTCATGGGGCTGAAACCTTCCACTACCAGAAACCATCTTGTGCGAGCTATATTGGAATCTGTAGCTTTCCG aaacAAGCAGCTTTATGACATCATTGTGAAGAAGGTACGCATTCCTCTTCATACGATTCG AGCTGATGGAGGTGTCAGTAATAACAGTTTTGTCATGCAGATGACATCAGATTTAATTAATAAGAGGATAGAAAAACCTGCAAATGTAGACATGTCGAGTCTCGGTGCAGCTTTTCTAGCAGGCCTTGCTTCAG GATTTTGGACTGACAAAGAACAACTAAAGAAGCTGAGGCAAGTAGAAACCGTTTTTGAGCcccagaaggacttggaggaatACAAACCTGCAATGGATACTTGGCTGCAAGCAGTGAAACATTCCCTGCACTGGTAG
- the GK5 gene encoding putative glycerol kinase 5 isoform X1, which produces MPCEQQEGAAAPARYVVGVDVGSTVLKCHVYDQAAAVRGSSCKKVESLYPRPGWVELDPEVLWSQFVGVIKEAVQAAGLHMRQIAGLGISTQRATFITWHKKTGKPFHNFISWQDVRSAELVNSWNKSLLLKVVHLIFTVLHFLTGSDRYLAPSFFTFSTQQTSMKLSWVFKNIYEAEEAARRNDCCFGTVDTWLLYRLTKGSVYATDYSNASATGVFEPFTKCWNPTLCNLLSIPMSIYPPVKDTSCNFGSADCEIFGVPIPIMAVVADQQSAMFGECCFQPGDVKLTMGTGGFWNVNTGQHLFASRRGLYPLIGWKIGEEVVYLTEGCMSDVGTVIRWAQDINLVTSVDETEKMAWSIVDSQGVCFVPDCQVSVKDPPLCASFMGLKPSTTRNHLVRAILESVAFRNKQLYDIIVKKVRIPLHTIRADGGVSNNSFVMQMTSDLINKRIEKPANVDMSSLGAAFLAGLASGFWTDKEQLKKLRQVETVFEPQKDLEEYKPAMDTWLQAVKHSLHW; this is translated from the exons ATGCCGTGCGAGCAGCAGGAGGGCGCCGCTGCCCCGGCGCGGTACGTGGTGGGGGTGGACGTGGGCAGCACCGTACTCAAGTGCCACGTCTATGACCAGGCGGCTGCGGTCAGAGGCTCCAGCTGCAAGAAG GTGGAATCACTTTATCCTCGTCCTGGCTGGGTTGAATTAGATCCTGAAGTGTTGTGGAGTCAGTTTGTTGGTGTAATAAAAGAGGCTGTACAAG CTGCGGGACTTCACATGAGACAAATTGCTGGTCTTGGCATCTCAACGCAGAGGGCAACTTTCATTACATGGCACAA GAAGACAGGGAAACCTTTTCATAATTTCATAAGTTGGCAAGATGTAAGAAGTGCTGAACTTGTGAATTCCTGGAATAAGTCCCTTCTGTTGAAG GTAGTACATCTTATTTTTACAGTGCTTCATTTCTTGACGGGGAGTGATCGCTATTTGGCACCAAGTTTTTTTACCTTTTCAACACAGCAAACTTCTATGAAGTTGTCATGGgtttttaaaaacatttatgAG GCTGAAGAAGCTGCCAGAAGAAATGATTGCTGCTTTGGAACAGTTGATACGTGGTTACTGTATAGGCTGACTAAAG GTTCTGTGTATGCTACGGATTACTCCAATGCCAGTGCTACAGGTGTTTTTGAACCCTTTACG AAATGCTGGAACCCCACTCTGTGTAATTTACTTTCTATTCCCATGTCTATTTATCCACCAGTGAAAGACACAAG CTGCAACTTTGGATCAGCTGATTGTGAAATATTTGGGGTACCTATTCCGATAATGGCAGTG GTGGCTGATCAGCAGTCAGCTATGTTTGGAGAATGCTGCTTTCAGCCAGGAGATGTTAAACTGACCATGGGAACAGGTGGATTCTGGAACGTGAATACTGGCCAGCATCTCTTTGCATCACGGAGAG GTCTGTATCCACTGATTGGTTGGAAGAttggggaagaagttgtttactTGACCGAAGGCTGTATGTCAGACGTGGGCACTGTCATCAGATGGGCTCAGGATATAA ATCTTGTCACCAGTGTAGATGAAACAGAAAAAATGGCATGGAGTATTGTTGATTCTCaaggtgtttgttttgttccagATTGTCAG GTTTCTGTCAAAGACCCTCCCCTGTGTGCCTCTTTCATGGGGCTGAAACCTTCCACTACCAGAAACCATCTTGTGCGAGCTATATTGGAATCTGTAGCTTTCCG aaacAAGCAGCTTTATGACATCATTGTGAAGAAGGTACGCATTCCTCTTCATACGATTCG AGCTGATGGAGGTGTCAGTAATAACAGTTTTGTCATGCAGATGACATCAGATTTAATTAATAAGAGGATAGAAAAACCTGCAAATGTAGACATGTCGAGTCTCGGTGCAGCTTTTCTAGCAGGCCTTGCTTCAG GATTTTGGACTGACAAAGAACAACTAAAGAAGCTGAGGCAAGTAGAAACCGTTTTTGAGCcccagaaggacttggaggaatACAAACCTGCAATGGATACTTGGCTGCAAGCAGTGAAACATTCCCTGCACTGGTAG
- the GK5 gene encoding putative glycerol kinase 5 isoform X3 codes for MPCEQQEGAAAPARYVVGVDVGSTVLKCHVYDQAAAVRGSSCKKVESLYPRPGWVELDPEVLWSQFVGVIKEAVQAAGLHMRQIAGLGISTQRATFITWHKKTGKPFHNFISWQDVRSAELVNSWNKSLLLKAEEAARRNDCCFGTVDTWLLYRLTKGSVYATDYSNASATGVFEPFTKCWNPTLCNLLSIPMSIYPPVKDTSCNFGSADCEIFGVPIPIMAVVADQQSAMFGECCFQPGDVKLTMGTGGFWNVNTGQHLFASRRGLYPLIGWKIGEEVVYLTEGCMSDVGTVIRWAQDINLVTSVDETEKMAWSIVDSQGVCFVPDCQVSVKDPPLCASFMGLKPSTTRNHLVRAILESVAFRNKQLYDIIVKKVRIPLHTIRADGGVSNNSFVMQMTSDLINKRIEKPANVDMSSLGAAFLAGLASGFWTDKEQLKKLRQVETVFEPQKDLEEYKPAMDTWLQAVKHSLHW; via the exons ATGCCGTGCGAGCAGCAGGAGGGCGCCGCTGCCCCGGCGCGGTACGTGGTGGGGGTGGACGTGGGCAGCACCGTACTCAAGTGCCACGTCTATGACCAGGCGGCTGCGGTCAGAGGCTCCAGCTGCAAGAAG GTGGAATCACTTTATCCTCGTCCTGGCTGGGTTGAATTAGATCCTGAAGTGTTGTGGAGTCAGTTTGTTGGTGTAATAAAAGAGGCTGTACAAG CTGCGGGACTTCACATGAGACAAATTGCTGGTCTTGGCATCTCAACGCAGAGGGCAACTTTCATTACATGGCACAA GAAGACAGGGAAACCTTTTCATAATTTCATAAGTTGGCAAGATGTAAGAAGTGCTGAACTTGTGAATTCCTGGAATAAGTCCCTTCTGTTGAAG GCTGAAGAAGCTGCCAGAAGAAATGATTGCTGCTTTGGAACAGTTGATACGTGGTTACTGTATAGGCTGACTAAAG GTTCTGTGTATGCTACGGATTACTCCAATGCCAGTGCTACAGGTGTTTTTGAACCCTTTACG AAATGCTGGAACCCCACTCTGTGTAATTTACTTTCTATTCCCATGTCTATTTATCCACCAGTGAAAGACACAAG CTGCAACTTTGGATCAGCTGATTGTGAAATATTTGGGGTACCTATTCCGATAATGGCAGTG GTGGCTGATCAGCAGTCAGCTATGTTTGGAGAATGCTGCTTTCAGCCAGGAGATGTTAAACTGACCATGGGAACAGGTGGATTCTGGAACGTGAATACTGGCCAGCATCTCTTTGCATCACGGAGAG GTCTGTATCCACTGATTGGTTGGAAGAttggggaagaagttgtttactTGACCGAAGGCTGTATGTCAGACGTGGGCACTGTCATCAGATGGGCTCAGGATATAA ATCTTGTCACCAGTGTAGATGAAACAGAAAAAATGGCATGGAGTATTGTTGATTCTCaaggtgtttgttttgttccagATTGTCAG GTTTCTGTCAAAGACCCTCCCCTGTGTGCCTCTTTCATGGGGCTGAAACCTTCCACTACCAGAAACCATCTTGTGCGAGCTATATTGGAATCTGTAGCTTTCCG aaacAAGCAGCTTTATGACATCATTGTGAAGAAGGTACGCATTCCTCTTCATACGATTCG AGCTGATGGAGGTGTCAGTAATAACAGTTTTGTCATGCAGATGACATCAGATTTAATTAATAAGAGGATAGAAAAACCTGCAAATGTAGACATGTCGAGTCTCGGTGCAGCTTTTCTAGCAGGCCTTGCTTCAG GATTTTGGACTGACAAAGAACAACTAAAGAAGCTGAGGCAAGTAGAAACCGTTTTTGAGCcccagaaggacttggaggaatACAAACCTGCAATGGATACTTGGCTGCAAGCAGTGAAACATTCCCTGCACTGGTAG
- the GK5 gene encoding putative glycerol kinase 5 isoform X4, protein MPCEQQEGAAAPARYVVGVDVGSTVLKCHVYDQAAAVRGSSCKKVESLYPRPGWVELDPEVLWSQFVGVIKEAVQAAGLHMRQIAGLGISTQRATFITWHKKTGKPFHNFISWQDVRSAELVNSWNKSLLLKVVHLIFTVLHFLTGSDRYLAPSFFTFSTQQTSMKLSWVFKNIYEAEEAARRNDCCFGTVDTWLLYRLTKGSVYATDYSNASATGVFEPFTKCWNPTLCNLLSIPMSIYPPVKDTSCNFGSADCEIFGVPIPIMAVVADQQSAMFGECCFQPGDVKLTMGTGGFWNVNTGQHLFASRRGLYPLIGWKIGEEVVYLTEGCMSDVGTVIRWAQDINLVTSVDETEKMAWSIVDSQGVCFVPDCQVSVKDPPLCASFMGLKPSTTRNHLVRAILESVAFRYCLLETSSFMTSL, encoded by the exons ATGCCGTGCGAGCAGCAGGAGGGCGCCGCTGCCCCGGCGCGGTACGTGGTGGGGGTGGACGTGGGCAGCACCGTACTCAAGTGCCACGTCTATGACCAGGCGGCTGCGGTCAGAGGCTCCAGCTGCAAGAAG GTGGAATCACTTTATCCTCGTCCTGGCTGGGTTGAATTAGATCCTGAAGTGTTGTGGAGTCAGTTTGTTGGTGTAATAAAAGAGGCTGTACAAG CTGCGGGACTTCACATGAGACAAATTGCTGGTCTTGGCATCTCAACGCAGAGGGCAACTTTCATTACATGGCACAA GAAGACAGGGAAACCTTTTCATAATTTCATAAGTTGGCAAGATGTAAGAAGTGCTGAACTTGTGAATTCCTGGAATAAGTCCCTTCTGTTGAAG GTAGTACATCTTATTTTTACAGTGCTTCATTTCTTGACGGGGAGTGATCGCTATTTGGCACCAAGTTTTTTTACCTTTTCAACACAGCAAACTTCTATGAAGTTGTCATGGgtttttaaaaacatttatgAG GCTGAAGAAGCTGCCAGAAGAAATGATTGCTGCTTTGGAACAGTTGATACGTGGTTACTGTATAGGCTGACTAAAG GTTCTGTGTATGCTACGGATTACTCCAATGCCAGTGCTACAGGTGTTTTTGAACCCTTTACG AAATGCTGGAACCCCACTCTGTGTAATTTACTTTCTATTCCCATGTCTATTTATCCACCAGTGAAAGACACAAG CTGCAACTTTGGATCAGCTGATTGTGAAATATTTGGGGTACCTATTCCGATAATGGCAGTG GTGGCTGATCAGCAGTCAGCTATGTTTGGAGAATGCTGCTTTCAGCCAGGAGATGTTAAACTGACCATGGGAACAGGTGGATTCTGGAACGTGAATACTGGCCAGCATCTCTTTGCATCACGGAGAG GTCTGTATCCACTGATTGGTTGGAAGAttggggaagaagttgtttactTGACCGAAGGCTGTATGTCAGACGTGGGCACTGTCATCAGATGGGCTCAGGATATAA ATCTTGTCACCAGTGTAGATGAAACAGAAAAAATGGCATGGAGTATTGTTGATTCTCaaggtgtttgttttgttccagATTGTCAG GTTTCTGTCAAAGACCCTCCCCTGTGTGCCTCTTTCATGGGGCTGAAACCTTCCACTACCAGAAACCATCTTGTGCGAGCTATATTGGAATCTGTAGCTTTCCGGTACTGTTTGCTTG aaacAAGCAGCTTTATGACATCATTGTGA